The following proteins are co-located in the Trichormus variabilis 0441 genome:
- a CDS encoding DUF4126 domain-containing protein, whose amino-acid sequence MIEILATLSASAAAGIRIGVPLLIIGLLQGSNFWSHIPILSRISSPVLLGCLITYSLVELFASKKLWGQRILQVIQLLLSPLAGAIMGLAVVSATATPNWLIITIGSSLALVLQLVQVGWFYRLRGLPLWAVFLQDTLCVALVLFAFDAPWQGGVIALILLWFAVRSAKEWYEWYHNKA is encoded by the coding sequence ATGATTGAAATCCTAGCAACACTTTCTGCTTCTGCGGCGGCAGGAATCAGAATAGGCGTACCTTTATTGATTATTGGATTGTTGCAGGGGAGTAACTTTTGGTCGCATATTCCGATTTTATCTCGTATTTCTTCGCCAGTTCTATTAGGCTGTTTAATCACTTACTCATTAGTAGAATTATTTGCCTCTAAAAAATTATGGGGACAAAGGATTTTACAAGTTATTCAGTTATTATTATCTCCCCTTGCAGGAGCAATTATGGGTTTAGCCGTAGTTTCAGCAACAGCAACCCCAAATTGGCTAATTATTACTATAGGAAGTTCACTGGCTTTAGTCCTGCAATTAGTTCAAGTAGGTTGGTTTTATCGCTTGCGTGGTTTGCCACTGTGGGCTGTTTTTTTGCAAGATACTTTGTGTGTAGCTCTAGTACTGTTTGCTTTTGATGCTCCTTGGCAAGGCGGAGTCATCGCTTTAATCCTGCTTTGGTTTGCTGTGCGTAGTGCGAAAGAATGGTACGAATGGTACCACAATAAGGCATAA